The following proteins are encoded in a genomic region of Leifsonia psychrotolerans:
- a CDS encoding heavy metal translocating P-type ATPase, with amino-acid sequence MSSRRNDVQPVVTDPVCGMRADPANALSIEHEGTRFFFCSDHCRSTFEANPDLYIDHDHGDHSGSAAGGSSTPAAPDGAVEYTCPMHPEIRRPGPGACPICGMSLEPVTVTAMESGSSAELVNMTRRFWVGLVLTVPVLVIEMAGHLFGWVHELLPPTVSVWVQLVLATPVVLWAGWPFFVRGWASVRSRNLNMFTLIAIGTGVAWLYSVIATVAPGIFPASFRGMDGTVDVYFESAAVITVLVLLGQVLELRAREKTSGAIKALLDLSPTSARRLRADGTDEEIDLAQVQVGDRLRVRPGEKVPVDGTVQEGRSSIDESLVTGESMPVTKSAGDTVIGGTINQTGGLVMQAEKIGRDTMLARIVSMVAEAQRSQAPIQRLADRVAGVFVPAVLGAAVIAFAVWALVGPDPKLAHALIVAVTVLIIACPCALGLATPMSIMVGVGRGAKMGVLIKNAEALERMEKVDTLVVDKTGTLTEGRPSLTRIITVGSTERTAAPLADDRATVTERTGAAEDELLRLAAGVERASEHPLAAAITAAAHERGITIPDVADFDSPAGRGVTGTVEGHQVALGNVDFLASLGTDMRTLDTQADQLRGEGATVIHMSIDGHAAGLFAIADPIKATTADALAALAADGIQIVMLTGDNLATAQAVAKRLGIDRVEAQVLPEHKSDIVKALRREGKVVAMAGDGVNDAPALAAADVGLAMGSGTDVAIESAGITLLGGDLVGIVHARRLSQKTMRNIRQNLTFAFIYNAAGIPIAAGVLYPFFGVLLSPIIAAAAMSLSSVSVISNALRLRTQKL; translated from the coding sequence ATGTCTAGCCGTCGTAACGATGTGCAGCCCGTGGTCACCGACCCCGTGTGTGGAATGAGGGCTGACCCGGCCAACGCTCTGAGCATCGAGCATGAGGGAACACGGTTCTTCTTCTGCTCCGATCACTGCCGATCGACGTTCGAAGCGAACCCCGACCTGTACATCGATCACGATCACGGCGACCATTCTGGCAGCGCTGCAGGAGGCAGTTCGACGCCGGCGGCCCCTGACGGTGCGGTGGAGTACACCTGTCCAATGCATCCGGAAATCCGCCGTCCGGGCCCGGGTGCCTGCCCGATCTGCGGCATGAGTTTGGAGCCGGTCACTGTGACGGCTATGGAGTCGGGGTCGAGTGCGGAGCTGGTGAATATGACCCGCCGCTTCTGGGTCGGGCTTGTCCTGACGGTTCCGGTGCTGGTGATCGAGATGGCCGGGCACCTCTTCGGCTGGGTCCATGAGTTGCTCCCGCCGACCGTGTCGGTGTGGGTGCAACTGGTGTTGGCGACGCCGGTGGTGTTGTGGGCCGGATGGCCGTTCTTTGTTCGTGGCTGGGCGTCGGTGCGAAGCCGCAATCTGAACATGTTCACCCTGATCGCGATCGGCACCGGCGTGGCCTGGCTCTACAGTGTCATCGCCACGGTTGCCCCCGGAATCTTCCCGGCCTCATTTCGCGGCATGGACGGGACGGTGGATGTCTACTTCGAATCGGCTGCGGTCATCACAGTCCTGGTTTTGCTGGGTCAGGTGCTCGAGTTACGTGCGCGGGAGAAGACCTCCGGTGCCATCAAGGCGTTGTTGGACCTCAGCCCCACGAGCGCCCGACGGCTGCGTGCGGATGGCACCGACGAGGAGATCGACTTGGCTCAGGTGCAGGTCGGGGATCGGCTGCGGGTCCGGCCCGGCGAGAAAGTGCCGGTCGACGGAACGGTTCAGGAGGGTCGCTCCTCGATCGACGAGTCTTTGGTGACGGGCGAATCGATGCCGGTCACCAAGTCCGCCGGTGACACGGTCATCGGCGGCACCATCAACCAGACCGGTGGCCTGGTGATGCAGGCCGAGAAGATCGGCCGGGACACGATGCTGGCCCGGATTGTGTCAATGGTCGCCGAGGCGCAGCGTTCCCAGGCGCCGATCCAGCGCCTGGCCGACCGGGTCGCCGGCGTGTTCGTGCCCGCGGTGCTCGGCGCTGCTGTGATCGCATTCGCGGTCTGGGCTTTGGTGGGGCCCGATCCGAAACTGGCGCACGCCCTGATTGTGGCGGTGACGGTGCTGATCATCGCGTGCCCGTGCGCGTTGGGCCTGGCCACCCCGATGTCGATCATGGTCGGAGTGGGCCGCGGCGCAAAAATGGGGGTGCTGATCAAGAACGCCGAGGCGTTGGAACGGATGGAGAAGGTCGACACCCTCGTTGTCGATAAGACTGGCACCCTCACCGAAGGCCGTCCCTCCCTCACCCGGATCATCACCGTCGGCAGCACTGAGCGCACCGCAGCCCCTCTCGCCGACGATCGGGCAACCGTCACGGAACGCACCGGCGCTGCCGAAGATGAGTTGCTGCGGCTGGCCGCCGGCGTCGAACGGGCGTCCGAGCATCCGCTGGCAGCTGCCATCACGGCTGCCGCGCACGAACGTGGCATCACTATTCCCGATGTGGCCGATTTCGACTCCCCCGCCGGACGCGGCGTGACCGGCACCGTCGAGGGCCACCAGGTTGCCCTGGGCAACGTGGACTTCCTGGCCTCGCTGGGCACCGATATGCGCACCCTCGATACGCAAGCCGATCAGCTGCGCGGCGAGGGCGCGACGGTGATCCACATGAGTATCGATGGGCACGCAGCCGGCCTGTTCGCCATCGCGGACCCGATCAAGGCCACCACGGCCGACGCGTTGGCCGCCCTGGCCGCTGACGGTATCCAGATCGTCATGCTGACCGGCGACAACCTCGCCACGGCGCAGGCCGTGGCCAAGCGGCTGGGCATCGACCGGGTTGAAGCGCAGGTGCTGCCGGAGCACAAGAGCGACATCGTAAAGGCTCTCCGGAGAGAAGGAAAGGTCGTGGCCATGGCCGGCGACGGCGTCAACGATGCCCCCGCCCTCGCCGCCGCCGATGTTGGGCTGGCCATGGGTTCCGGCACGGATGTCGCCATCGAAAGCGCCGGCATCACCCTGCTCGGCGGCGATTTGGTCGGGATTGTGCACGCGCGTCGGCTCTCACAGAAGACGATGCGCAACATCCGCCAGAACCTGACCTTCGCATTCATCTACAACGCAGCGGGGATCCCGATCGCGGCGGGAGTGCTCTACCCGTTCTTCGGAGTCCTGCTTTCGCCCATCATCGCCGCCGCGGCCATGTCGCTCTCCTCGGTCAGCGTCATCAGCAACGCTCTGCGCCTGCGCACCCAGAAGCTCTAA
- a CDS encoding dihydrofolate reductase family protein: MRSVTYSMGVSLDGYIVGPHGDFDWTEPDEEIFRFVTDEVRGSGVHLMGRRLYETMLYWETADLDHSLDASELEWAAIWKPLPKVVFSRTLSAVQGTARLASGGLAEEIERVRAEPGTGDIAIGGATLAAEAAALGLIDEYRPRVYPVLLGGGIPFFPQHERRVDLELVETRTFTSNVVSLRYRVAR, encoded by the coding sequence ATGCGCAGTGTGACCTATTCGATGGGCGTCTCACTCGACGGTTACATCGTCGGGCCACACGGAGACTTCGATTGGACAGAGCCTGACGAGGAGATCTTTCGCTTCGTCACCGACGAGGTTCGAGGCAGTGGCGTGCACCTCATGGGACGACGGCTGTACGAGACGATGCTGTACTGGGAGACCGCCGACCTCGATCACTCGCTCGACGCCTCAGAGCTCGAGTGGGCCGCGATCTGGAAGCCGCTGCCCAAGGTGGTCTTCTCTCGGACATTATCGGCGGTGCAGGGCACTGCCCGTCTGGCATCCGGTGGTCTGGCGGAGGAGATCGAGCGAGTGCGAGCGGAGCCCGGAACGGGCGACATTGCGATCGGCGGCGCCACTCTCGCAGCCGAGGCAGCGGCGTTAGGTCTGATCGACGAGTACCGGCCTCGGGTCTACCCGGTGCTGCTTGGCGGTGGCATTCCCTTCTTCCCCCAGCACGAGCGCCGAGTGGATCTCGAACTCGTCGAGACCCGAACCTTCACCTCGAACGTCGTCTCCCTTCGCTACCGCGTGGCACGCTAA
- a CDS encoding DUF1801 domain-containing protein translates to MTSTVDLYLDNLPDPWSRHTAEAVIIMIRESGALGEFIKWGSPYFSVNGRAVVKIHAAHDWIDVFFYRGSELRDPNELLGSEGKSSMRRVQIFRDQSVPDGVQDLIHQAIVHAERSGHSRDHE, encoded by the coding sequence GTGACGTCGACAGTCGACCTCTATCTCGATAATCTGCCTGACCCGTGGTCACGCCACACCGCAGAAGCCGTCATCATCATGATCCGTGAATCCGGTGCGCTGGGCGAATTCATCAAGTGGGGTTCCCCGTACTTCAGCGTGAACGGACGCGCAGTTGTCAAAATCCATGCCGCCCATGACTGGATAGACGTCTTCTTCTACCGGGGTTCGGAGCTGCGCGATCCCAACGAACTGCTCGGCTCGGAGGGCAAAAGCAGCATGCGGAGAGTGCAGATTTTTCGCGACCAATCGGTTCCGGACGGCGTGCAGGACCTCATCCACCAAGCCATCGTTCATGCTGAGCGGAGCGGACATTCCCGGGATCACGAGTGA
- a CDS encoding VOC family protein: MHVIRVTIDLTVPDIEGAKAFYEDYLGLDAQDMGLDWLTRFVVPSSGEHIQRVSQDATASENPLLTVTVDDVDGAYAAASERGYEIVHPLTTESWGIRRFFVRAPDGTVLNKHLLHPLLSDGVSSVDLDPHS, translated from the coding sequence ATGCATGTCATCCGCGTGACGATCGACCTCACCGTGCCCGACATCGAAGGCGCGAAAGCCTTCTATGAGGACTATCTCGGGCTTGATGCGCAGGATATGGGTCTGGACTGGCTCACCCGCTTCGTCGTACCCAGCTCCGGGGAGCATATCCAGCGTGTGTCCCAGGACGCGACTGCCTCCGAGAACCCGCTCCTCACAGTCACAGTGGACGACGTCGACGGCGCCTATGCTGCGGCCAGTGAACGCGGCTACGAGATCGTTCATCCGCTCACCACGGAGTCATGGGGTATTCGCCGATTCTTCGTCCGTGCACCCGACGGGACCGTGCTCAACAAGCACCTCCTGCATCCGTTGCTTTCGGATGGGGTGTCCAGCGTCGATCTGGACCCACACTCGTGA
- a CDS encoding VOC family protein, with protein MKMRLELVPIPVSDVDRSTAFYTEVIGFGLDHDVQPDNGMRVVQLTPPGSACSIVIGTGMGGDPAEGTVHGLHLVVDDIAAVREELRGRGAEVSPIQDQGGVLYAYFSDPDGNSWALQQIGAAAP; from the coding sequence ATGAAGATGAGACTCGAACTTGTGCCGATTCCCGTCTCCGACGTCGATCGCAGCACAGCTTTCTACACCGAGGTCATCGGGTTCGGGCTCGACCATGATGTGCAGCCCGACAACGGCATGCGCGTCGTGCAGCTCACCCCACCGGGGTCGGCGTGCTCGATCGTGATCGGCACGGGGATGGGAGGCGATCCCGCAGAGGGGACCGTGCACGGATTGCACTTGGTGGTCGACGATATCGCGGCGGTGCGGGAGGAACTCCGGGGTCGTGGGGCCGAAGTCAGCCCCATTCAAGACCAGGGCGGAGTGCTGTACGCCTATTTCAGTGACCCCGATGGAAACTCATGGGCCCTGCAGCAGATCGGCGCTGCCGCGCCGTAG
- a CDS encoding HNH endonuclease signature motif containing protein — protein MSITSPPPVSAPEPTPAPGTSAPTAAMVLAVLEQTQALWAGLGLVSPDRFTDDDLLGVLGAFEGVGRLVDAGRVAVAATVEERSGRWLGRDSLAAKRGCTSGIDLITRVTRVSGREAKRRSALGLRMRDTQHVGTIIPALFPTVGAAVASGLLGVDAAEVIMSGLAEISPRVAPDDLAAAERALVGAATGTITAENEGEPGAGFAFSADSMRVQMLQWQAALDPDGVAPNEVEGEATSTISFGRFKDGVYPVRGGVTPDLYGIMNLTFDAFIAARKTPAFPTAAEQARDQARDNRAEHDDRAEHDDRAEQDAHDGPDGHDLNDERDREYDDRDHERDDHDRDHDHDHDGHDHDHDHDHDDHGQGLASAEAPLPGSAGHEFDDVDTRTAGEKRADILRGMFTQLAQADNTPSIGGAPPTVVVHVNVNDIEAGRGVGWIDGVDAPISLRTVDQMMCAGGTQTVLFGQNGEVLTLTDPQRLFNRAQRRAILARDGGCGVPGCDAPAQWLEFHHVIPWSKGGVTEVDNGVALCWRHHHTIETSGWEIMMVNGRPRVKAPAWIDPSRTWRDANRHRTDTHRRE, from the coding sequence ATGTCAATCACCTCCCCACCCCCCGTCTCCGCCCCGGAGCCGACACCCGCCCCGGGTACGTCGGCACCGACCGCGGCCATGGTGCTGGCGGTGCTCGAACAGACGCAGGCACTGTGGGCGGGGCTTGGCCTGGTCAGCCCCGACCGGTTCACTGACGACGACCTCCTCGGTGTGCTCGGTGCGTTCGAAGGCGTGGGCCGGCTGGTCGATGCGGGACGGGTGGCTGTGGCGGCGACGGTCGAGGAACGCTCCGGCCGGTGGCTGGGTCGGGACTCCCTGGCGGCAAAGCGGGGCTGCACCAGTGGCATCGACCTGATCACCCGGGTCACCCGGGTTTCTGGCCGTGAAGCGAAACGGCGTAGCGCCCTCGGTCTGCGAATGCGGGACACGCAGCACGTCGGAACGATCATCCCGGCGCTGTTCCCCACGGTGGGTGCCGCGGTCGCTTCGGGGTTGCTGGGGGTGGATGCGGCGGAGGTGATCATGTCCGGTCTGGCCGAGATCTCCCCGCGCGTCGCCCCCGATGACCTCGCGGCCGCGGAACGCGCTCTGGTGGGAGCGGCGACGGGCACGATCACGGCCGAGAATGAGGGTGAGCCGGGCGCGGGCTTTGCGTTCTCGGCGGACTCGATGCGGGTGCAGATGTTGCAGTGGCAGGCGGCGCTGGACCCCGACGGGGTGGCACCGAACGAGGTCGAGGGTGAGGCGACGAGCACGATCAGTTTCGGCCGCTTCAAAGACGGTGTGTATCCGGTGCGAGGCGGTGTGACTCCCGATCTGTACGGAATCATGAACCTCACCTTCGACGCCTTCATCGCCGCCCGCAAAACCCCCGCGTTCCCCACCGCCGCCGAACAAGCCCGCGACCAGGCACGCGACAACCGCGCCGAGCACGACGACCGTGCCGAGCACGACGACCGTGCCGAGCAGGATGCCCACGACGGTCCCGACGGACACGACTTGAACGACGAGCGCGACCGCGAGTACGACGACCGTGACCACGAACGCGATGACCACGACCGCGACCACGACCACGACCACGACGGCCACGACCACGACCACGACCACGACCATGACGACCACGGTCAGGGTTTAGCCTCGGCCGAGGCTCCTCTTCCCGGGTCGGCCGGGCACGAGTTCGATGACGTCGACACCCGTACCGCCGGTGAGAAGCGGGCCGATATTCTGCGCGGCATGTTCACCCAGCTGGCCCAGGCCGATAACACTCCCAGCATTGGTGGTGCACCGCCGACGGTGGTGGTGCATGTGAACGTGAACGATATTGAAGCCGGGCGCGGTGTCGGCTGGATCGACGGCGTCGACGCCCCCATCTCGCTTCGCACGGTGGATCAGATGATGTGTGCCGGAGGCACCCAAACGGTTCTCTTTGGCCAGAACGGTGAGGTTCTCACGCTGACCGATCCGCAACGACTGTTCAACCGTGCCCAACGCCGGGCGATCCTCGCCCGCGACGGCGGCTGCGGCGTTCCCGGCTGTGATGCTCCCGCACAGTGGCTCGAGTTTCATCACGTGATCCCCTGGAGCAAAGGCGGCGTCACCGAGGTCGACAATGGTGTGGCGTTGTGTTGGCGACATCATCACACCATCGAAACGTCCGGCTGGGAGATCATGATGGTCAACGGTCGGCCCCGCGTGAAGGCCCCGGCCTGGATCGATCCGAGCCGCACCTGGCGCGACGCCAACCGCCACCGCACCGACACCCACCGCCGCGAATAG
- a CDS encoding isocitrate lyase/PEP mutase family protein, whose protein sequence is MKVATFRQLHHLNSPLLLPNAWDVGSALAFTEAGYRAVGTTSFGIAASAGLPDGGRSSKAATLALVARMRPLHVHVTADIENGYSDDPAEVASFVAQLAALGVAGINIEDSVDGHLTDSAAVAATVAAVKRSSPDVFINARVDNLWFAQQATVDAVLLRARTYVDAGADGVFVPGLASPEDIRSITSGIGVPVNVLAHPTLTVAELGELGVRRVSSGSLPYRAAVDAAVHSVNALRDGRLVPMATSYWEMQARLESFRESVACANAETLSCLPGRYTVTLPVIDDDCQPST, encoded by the coding sequence ATGAAAGTGGCGACCTTTCGGCAACTGCATCACTTAAATTCACCTCTTCTGCTGCCCAACGCGTGGGATGTCGGATCGGCCCTCGCCTTTACGGAGGCTGGTTATCGCGCCGTGGGAACCACCAGTTTTGGAATCGCGGCCAGCGCAGGGCTGCCCGACGGGGGCCGTTCAAGCAAAGCAGCAACCCTCGCTCTGGTAGCGCGGATGCGCCCTCTGCACGTTCATGTGACGGCCGATATCGAGAACGGCTACTCGGACGACCCTGCTGAGGTGGCGAGCTTTGTGGCGCAACTTGCGGCACTCGGAGTTGCCGGTATCAACATTGAGGACAGCGTTGATGGGCATCTGACGGATTCAGCCGCCGTGGCTGCCACAGTCGCCGCGGTCAAGCGAAGCAGCCCGGATGTCTTCATTAATGCTCGGGTAGACAATCTGTGGTTTGCGCAACAAGCCACTGTGGATGCCGTTCTGCTTCGTGCCCGAACCTACGTCGACGCCGGGGCCGACGGGGTATTCGTGCCCGGACTTGCCTCTCCGGAAGACATTCGGAGCATCACCTCGGGGATCGGGGTGCCGGTCAACGTACTGGCTCATCCCACCTTGACCGTTGCGGAGTTGGGCGAGTTGGGCGTGCGGAGAGTGAGTTCCGGTTCACTGCCGTACCGAGCGGCTGTGGACGCGGCAGTACACAGTGTCAATGCGCTCAGGGACGGCAGGCTGGTGCCTATGGCGACCTCGTATTGGGAGATGCAGGCGCGTCTCGAATCATTCCGAGAGAGCGTTGCCTGCGCCAATGCTGAGACCTTGTCATGTTTGCCGGGTCGGTATACGGTGACGCTTCCCGTGATCGACGACGATTGTCAGCCGTCGACCTGA
- a CDS encoding DUF4397 domain-containing protein, producing the protein MNYEKDGVLRQRSLARTSAFVLGGFLIAGSSIAFAAGAANAAPGDASVTVIHGIPDTPVDVYVNDPTAASAPLLADFQPGTVTDPLALPAGTYDVTIFAAGTKTDPVINQSETVEADQNISLIANLDAAGMPVLSAFLNDVSPIPVGQARLVVRHTAEAPAVDVRANENVVFADLTNGQQDSAELAPGTVSADVVLAGTSTVVIGPAPLTLTAGTETIVYAIGSATADPTTLGLVVQTISGLAAEPTPPPTTTPTPVPPAPVPPASVPGVSVNAGGVAQSSASVAPWLAGGFGLIGVISAVFAIGLYRRQRESA; encoded by the coding sequence ATGAATTATGAGAAAGACGGCGTGTTGCGGCAACGAAGCCTCGCCCGAACGAGTGCATTCGTTCTCGGTGGCTTTCTGATTGCTGGCTCATCGATTGCCTTTGCAGCGGGAGCCGCGAATGCGGCTCCCGGAGATGCTTCTGTGACGGTGATTCACGGAATTCCCGACACTCCTGTTGACGTGTATGTGAACGACCCCACGGCTGCGAGCGCCCCGCTGCTTGCTGACTTCCAACCGGGAACCGTCACGGACCCGCTTGCTCTACCAGCAGGAACGTACGACGTGACGATCTTCGCGGCCGGTACCAAAACTGACCCGGTCATCAATCAGTCTGAAACCGTCGAAGCAGACCAAAACATCAGCCTGATCGCGAATCTCGACGCGGCCGGTATGCCAGTGCTCAGCGCCTTTCTCAACGATGTGAGTCCGATCCCCGTCGGTCAAGCGCGGTTGGTGGTCCGGCACACGGCGGAGGCACCTGCTGTTGATGTTCGCGCCAACGAGAACGTTGTCTTCGCCGATCTCACCAACGGTCAGCAGGATTCGGCCGAGTTGGCCCCGGGAACCGTCAGTGCCGACGTCGTTCTCGCGGGTACGTCAACAGTCGTGATCGGTCCAGCGCCCCTGACGCTCACGGCCGGTACGGAGACCATCGTCTATGCCATCGGTTCGGCGACAGCCGACCCGACCACGCTCGGCCTCGTTGTGCAGACGATCAGCGGTCTTGCGGCGGAGCCGACTCCACCCCCGACTACGACTCCGACCCCAGTTCCGCCGGCTCCAGTTCCCCCGGCCTCCGTTCCGGGTGTCTCGGTCAACGCGGGTGGAGTAGCGCAGTCGAGCGCATCTGTGGCCCCGTGGCTGGCTGGCGGTTTCGGACTGATCGGTGTGATCAGCGCGGTCTTCGCGATCGGACTCTACCGGCGCCAGCGCGAGAGTGCATAG
- a CDS encoding class F sortase, which produces MNLFKPKGWWGKRPTIPVVVLGSVAAACLTVAGITGAVWSQSNADVPVPSQSAAHSMDGKIVTQDPVSAPSPTPTPTASPTPTAVPDPVQASGDRFSVPAVGLDIPLDPVSASDGQITPPGFQSAYWITNMGVPLSQGAEGTVFVVMHSIRGGGIGPGNYLTNVQEGTSALADGSAIDVAGVPYHVTGWTVIPKGGLATDADIWANTPGKLVVITCLEHPDGSESTDNMVITASRN; this is translated from the coding sequence TTGAATCTATTCAAGCCGAAGGGATGGTGGGGCAAACGCCCCACCATCCCTGTGGTGGTTCTGGGCTCTGTTGCTGCGGCGTGCCTCACGGTCGCAGGAATCACCGGGGCCGTCTGGTCTCAGAGCAACGCCGACGTGCCCGTTCCCAGTCAGTCGGCAGCGCACAGTATGGACGGAAAGATCGTCACGCAGGACCCTGTCAGTGCGCCCTCTCCGACCCCTACGCCAACGGCATCCCCGACGCCGACGGCAGTCCCTGACCCCGTCCAAGCGAGTGGAGACCGGTTCTCGGTACCCGCCGTTGGCTTGGACATCCCGCTGGACCCGGTGAGCGCGAGTGACGGGCAGATCACACCACCCGGGTTCCAGTCGGCGTACTGGATCACGAATATGGGAGTCCCACTGAGCCAGGGTGCGGAAGGGACTGTGTTCGTCGTGATGCACTCAATTCGGGGCGGGGGTATCGGACCGGGTAATTACCTGACAAACGTTCAAGAGGGCACCTCGGCGTTGGCCGATGGTTCGGCGATCGACGTCGCAGGGGTTCCCTATCACGTCACCGGGTGGACGGTGATTCCGAAAGGTGGGCTGGCCACAGACGCCGACATCTGGGCGAACACGCCGGGGAAGTTGGTCGTGATCACCTGTCTGGAGCATCCGGACGGCAGCGAATCAACCGACAACATGGTGATCACCGCGAGCCGAAACTGA
- a CDS encoding MGDG synthase family glycosyltransferase, whose product MRRMPERGPNADAGERVLILSAGVGSGHNSAAAAVKDACAARSDIDEVQVLDVLQVSSVLYRDLLGRGYFVLVENVPWLVEWGYDISDQPFRRRGPIDPWTRANAHPVVGAIKRFRPTAIVCTHFLPAQLMASLLLRGVIDARIAVVTTDYDFQGLWLTSAFHAVFVARDEGKAQLTAMGLPADRVAVTGIPIAAQPEQTPVRDSEAPPMLLISAGASGGDYAVAVVRQTLHMRSPFTATVVCGRNDALRQRIEQLVAPAGNRYRVLGFTTEMPQLLRRADLFVGKPGGLSASECMAAGLPMVLVNPIPGQEVRNGDYLMEQGAAIRCNSVATIGWKIDELLREPGRLQRMQAAAQRIGRPDAAAEVPSRLLSGPSRPLVVTRAAQKTILSASENRTVASDLTGPSSLVRLIDGATESTVALMRAEELDDLQKRYADSDGNLVLRLDETRVPFRSEARRLFRSVLLDDHSLPVRVEALAADPPVLVEGAPTG is encoded by the coding sequence ATGCGCAGGATGCCGGAACGAGGCCCCAACGCTGATGCAGGGGAGCGGGTGCTGATCCTCTCTGCGGGGGTGGGATCGGGGCACAATAGCGCCGCCGCGGCGGTCAAGGATGCATGCGCCGCGCGCTCCGACATCGATGAAGTCCAGGTGCTGGACGTGCTGCAGGTGAGTAGCGTGCTGTACCGCGACCTGCTGGGAAGGGGGTACTTCGTCCTGGTCGAGAACGTGCCGTGGTTGGTCGAGTGGGGCTACGACATCAGCGATCAGCCGTTCCGGCGCCGCGGCCCGATTGACCCCTGGACACGGGCAAACGCCCATCCTGTTGTCGGTGCGATCAAACGATTCCGACCGACCGCGATCGTCTGCACGCACTTCTTGCCCGCCCAGCTCATGGCGTCACTTCTTCTTCGGGGCGTGATCGACGCGAGGATCGCCGTCGTCACGACGGACTACGATTTCCAGGGCTTGTGGCTGACGAGCGCGTTCCATGCTGTTTTCGTGGCACGGGACGAGGGGAAGGCGCAGCTGACGGCGATGGGCCTGCCTGCCGACCGTGTCGCGGTCACCGGCATCCCGATCGCGGCGCAACCGGAGCAGACGCCCGTGCGCGACAGCGAGGCTCCGCCGATGCTCCTGATCTCCGCTGGCGCGTCCGGCGGCGACTATGCCGTCGCGGTCGTTCGGCAGACGCTGCACATGCGCTCTCCGTTCACGGCCACGGTCGTGTGCGGACGCAATGATGCGTTGCGGCAGCGTATCGAGCAGCTGGTGGCGCCTGCCGGCAACCGCTACCGCGTGCTCGGCTTCACGACGGAGATGCCGCAGTTGCTGCGCCGCGCCGACCTGTTCGTGGGCAAACCGGGCGGGCTGTCGGCGTCGGAGTGCATGGCTGCCGGGCTGCCCATGGTTCTCGTGAACCCCATCCCGGGGCAGGAGGTACGCAACGGCGACTACCTGATGGAGCAGGGGGCGGCCATTCGATGTAACTCGGTCGCGACGATCGGCTGGAAGATCGACGAACTGCTACGGGAGCCAGGTCGCCTCCAGCGGATGCAGGCTGCGGCGCAGCGCATCGGGCGCCCCGACGCAGCCGCGGAGGTGCCGAGCAGACTGCTGAGCGGGCCGTCCCGTCCTCTGGTCGTGACCCGCGCCGCCCAAAAGACGATCCTCTCCGCGAGCGAAAACCGCACGGTCGCGAGCGACCTGACGGGCCCGTCTTCCCTGGTCAGACTGATCGACGGAGCCACTGAGAGCACGGTTGCGCTGATGCGGGCCGAGGAGCTCGACGATCTGCAGAAGCGGTATGCCGACTCCGACGGGAATCTGGTGCTGCGGCTCGACGAGACCCGAGTACCGTTCCGAAGCGAGGCACGCCGGTTGTTCCGCAGCGTGCTGCTCGACGACCACTCGCTTCCGGTCCGCGTGGAAGCGCTCGCAGCAGATCCCCCTGTCCTTGTCGAGGGGGCCCCGACCGGGTGA